ATGAAGAAATTGTATTTCATTCAGGTCACCTAAAAGGAGCCACGACAAGTTATTATTTTGATGCAGTTGTCTCATGCGAGTCCAAGTTCTATGCTTATTCTCCCACTTAAATTCACCATACATCCCAGTCAAACACCAACTAAGATTATTATTTCCTTCAATCCTTACATCAATGAACATAGGGTCAAGAGCTAGCCTATGCACTTTAACCGATTTTTTCCAGAAGAGCAATAATCCACCCTTTCTACCATCACTAACACAAACCAATTTCTGATCCATCTTAAGTCTGCGTCTTAAACATTCTGCCGGATAAGTATCAAGGTGCGTTTCCGACAAAAACATCACCTCGGGGTCACAACTTCGCTGGACATCCAGCAAAGCATGAAttgccggggcattcccaagcccaCGGCAATTCCAGGCTAAGATTTTCATTGCGCCCGGCAATCCTCCTCACGGGAGGACGCCGATAAATCAAGTCTCTTGCTGTTATCCGAAGTATCCACTGCCTCTCCATCCTGACCTTTATATTTCTTTCTATTTGCATTCTTCTGCGGTGTACCAATAGGAACAGTATCCGCTCCCACAAATCCATCCTCAATACAACCCACCAGTTCAGTCACCCCAGGTGTTTTGCCAGCCACAACTGGAACTACAGCTAAAGCATTTGAGTTTGCACTCGCTGCAACAGCCGAGTCCACTGCCACTCTTTTACCTAAGACATTTCTGGCATCTTCATTCATACTTTcagtttcttctccattctccgttTCCATCCGATCAGCGTTTTCTCTATGGAATATTGCATTGTGGCGCCAGCTTGTCAAGTTACTCCTTTCGGTAGCTGGGTTTACATCCCCTCTACCATGTCCAGGACCAAAGGAGCCATCTCCTCTTCCCATGTACCCTCTGCCCCTTCCAGTATTTCTTCCAATGCCATGACCACGACCGCGTCCTCTCCCACCATCAACTAAGATGAAGTCACCCCACTCCAATTTGCTAACCTCATGCTCGCCAGAGCCCCATTCCTCATGCCAGTGACCTAACATTCCACAATTGCCACAGAAAATGGGAATTTTCTCATACTGAACCTGATAGTAATCAGTATTCTCTCCTTTAGTCACCGACACAAATCTGATGAGCTTTCTGCCAACATTCAGTTCCACCTTAACTCTCACGAACTCTCCTACAAACCCTGCTGGGAGGGTAGTCTGAACTTCCAAGATTTTACCCATTCTTCTGCACATGCCTCTTATAGCTGCCGAAATAAGGAAGTTATCCGGTAGTTTGAGGATTCTCGCCCAGACAGCAATCGTATCTAGCTTTATCGTTCTAGGGTTTATGAATCCATCATATTCCGCTAACAGCAGACCCTGATCTCGAAACAGCCATGGCCCCATATTCATGGTCGTATTCCAATCCCCTAGGCATCCGAACTGGACTGTAAAGAGGTTGTCCTCGATCTTACGCCAGCGAACAGTTCTTGCGGGGTTCCAGGCTGCCCGCATGTCGGAGTATAGCGCTGACGGACTAAAACTCTTGTTTGTGTGCACTTTTGCGATGGCGAGCCACTTTGCCGCAACCGGCTCATCCTTGAATTCCTCCTCCCGCACAaacttgtcctcctcctcctcctatagaTCCAATCTACTTAGCAGATCTTCGACCGGCTCTTTTCCTTTCCGAGATCCTCCTGGAACGTCTTGCGTCGCCATCCGATCTCCTCCAAACCCTAATTCCCACGCCGGGGAAAGCTTCCCACCCCCGCACGAGACTCCAAACCCAGTCTGGGTCAGGGATGACCAGATGGGAGCGAGGCCTAGGAGGGATCACGAAATCTGGACAGAGATTAGATACTCTCGACGGTCGCGCCGCCGGAGGAGCTCGAAACCCTAGTCGCAAGACCTAGGGGAAATTTGATTGATGCGACTACGGCTTCTTGGCGTGAGGAGCTAGTCAGGCAAGTGTTTTTGCCACTAGACGCAGAAGCAATATTAACAATTCCACTTTGTACAAGGAATGTAGAAGATTTCTGGGCTTGGTCAGAGGAACCGCGGGGACGTTTTTCAGTCCACTCAGCATATAAAATGATCTTTCGTATAAAAAATAGTAGAGAGGCCTGGTTGAATGAAGTTGAGGATACGTCAAATTTAGTGGGACAGAGCATGGGTTGGTCAGCCATATGGAAGATGCATGTGCCTTCTAAACTGAAGAATTTTACGTGGAGGCTGGCGCAACACTCATTATCAACCGGTGATGTTGTTCATCATAGAAATATGTCCCCAACGCATGTGTGCGCGTTTTGCGGGGCAGATGATAATTGGCATCACTCATTGATGAACTGCATTATGTCTAGATGTTTGGGCTTTATCCAATGATGAGATGGTCCAACACATGTCCTTGAATCAGGATGAGAGCCAGTGCCATGAACTGGCTCTTTGCCATGAGTGAGACACTTTCACAAGAAGAGCTTACTGCCATGATCGTAACTCTATGGGCCATTTGGTCCGCGCGACGGAAACTCATTCATGAAGGTATCTATCAGACCCCGTACGCTACACACTGTTTCATCACAAGCTATATTTCAGATGTACAGTTCTTGAAGAAACCAACATCTAGTGTGGCGCAAACAGCAGCTCCAAGATTGACCAGTTGGATACCACCACAAGAGGATCACGCAAAAATTAATGTAGATGCTGCGGTTTCACGTGCAGGAGGTTTTGCAGCGGTTGCAGCAATTTGTCGGGATCCTTTCAGGTGCATATTTGGGAGCCTCGGCAGTGGTCTTCGGAAACATAGATGTTGCAGAAGTTTTGAAAACGCTAGCAATTAGAGAAGCGCTTGCTTTATCTGATGATCTATACCTTCACAAGATCGCCATCGCCTCTGATTGCCAGGTGGCCATGGATGCTATCAAGGTCAGCACTTCCGCATCATATGAAGCAATAGTGCATGAAATAATAGAATGTTCTAGAGTTTTTTCATCTTGTATCATTAGTCATGAGTTCAGAACCTCGAACTTCAAGGCTCACAAACTTGCAAAGCATGCTTTAGCGATGGGTACTGGCCGCCATGCTTGGTTAGGCCAGCCCGGAAAACTTTTATTCGTCTATGTAAACATTGTGACGGTTGAATAAAGCTTTGCGAGTTTGCCTCAAAGAAAATTATTTtcttgaaagaaaaaaaaagtactACCTCAGTGtcaaaaaatgctcttatattatgggactgagGGAAATGCAAACCATCATTTCTTTGGGTGTCATATTGCAAAAGCGGTTTGGGGAACTATTGGTAATGTTGTTGGGGCCTCTTTGTGTGCCTAAGAATTTGTGGCTGTTTTCATATTTCCGGGGGGCGTGCTTGCTGTTGCTGCTATTTGTTGGGGGATCTGGACAGTGAGAGAACAAGATCACCTTTGAGAACCATACAATGAGATTCCCTACAAATGTGGTTTTTACCGTGTGTTCGTTTCTGATGTATTGGTCAGGTCTCTTGAAAGATATTGATAGGAAGATTTTTTTCAGAAAGGAGGTtatcccccggcctctgcatcaaaaagATGCATGCGGCCATAGATGCTGATAGGATGATGCTTCTGCAAGGAGTACAGATGGCCGAAGCTTCTCAGCTTACTTCTTCGACTTTGCCTGTGCCTGAAGCTGGTGCATGATGAGTTCCTTCTCTCCCGAATATTGACGACCAGAGCTTCTGGCGGCATCTTCACGCGTCTGGGGATGATGCATGTTGCTGGCTTATCATCTTGCCGTCTGCTAGTTTCCTGTTTGATGTTTGTGTTCTGCGGATTATGTCTTTTGTGCCTCATAACTTTAGATGGGTGGTAACAGGTTTCTGCCCTGTAGCTTAGAGTGCCGATTTCGAGCTCTTAGTACCAGGTTTCCTGTTAGTGCCCCCGACTCGCTTCGTCTCCCTGTCCCCTTACAGTTTGTAATAAGTTTTTCTCTAGGTTTGCTACCGCTTGGACGGTGTTGGAAAAAGAGTCTGTATTTCTGTTAAGAAATTAATGGAAAGGGGCGAGGCCCGGTTGGAAAAAAATTTGGGGGAAAGATAGTGGTTTTTGGTCGTGATTTTGGGCAAAGTGAACAGACTTGCTGTTGGAGGCAGGACATGTTATAGCAGATAACTACGTCTGTTATACcctctctgtcccaaaataagtgtctgatTTACAGGAGGCAGGACTTGTTCTAGCAGAGGAGACTTGGTACAActtaacggagggagtagcaagaaCTAGTGTCTGATTCACCCGTCATGTTATCTAAGCAACTAACCAGGTGCATGATTTCTTGTCGTTTTCATTATGAGATGTGGTCTTGCAAGTTTGAAGCGACATAACAAATAAAGTTTACCAGAGTGACACAAAACGTACGCTTTTTTTTTTTGTAAAGGAGGCTGAAATCGCCAACCTCTGCATGGTTTACAATGCACACATCCATTCTTCTTAAAGTTGAAACAAGGCAACTAACTTGAAGCACATAAAACTGGAACTCAAATTAAACCCTTCATACTTCATCTTCTGAGAGAGCACAACTAGCCACCCAACAATCATCATGAAAGCACAATACACCTCCAAAGCACAAATAAGTCTTCTTTTTTTATAATTCAAAGCACAAACAAGTCAGTCACACAGACTACCACTAATCAACCAAACAACCATGACAGCAGGCTCACTATCTAACCCAGTAGACTAGTACGAATGTGAATCAATGGCGATAGATAGTAAATATTAGGCGATGGGAGGTGGCCGCGGCAGGGTCGCCCAGACATCCAGCACGTTGTCCTCATGATGTACCGCGAAGAGACGGTCGCCCCCAACCGAGAAGTCGGCAATGGCGCCACCGCCTTGGCTCCCACGCAACGCCAGCCTCAGGTGGTCATGATTTGGGCCGCCATACACTGAGATGGTGTCATCCTTGGACGCTAAGAGCAGTCCGCTGTGCACGGCGAGCTTCGGATAGCACGTCGGGGCTGTCACCTTGCTCTGAGGTGTCCACGGCCAAGGCTGCAGACCAGAGCTCTCGCAACGGATGTCGAGGAACCCGAGATCATGGTTCTGGCTGATCAAGCAGACCGACCTCTCGTCCTCCATCACAACGGCATCGGCAACGCGCCTGTGGTCCTTGTTCTGGGTGCCGCTGCACCATGACCAAACAACGCTCATATCCCGGAAATACACCAAAGTGATGGAAGACGACGACCAAGAATCTTCCGGTGAGCACGCCTTGATCACCATTAGCGCATTGGTGCTTGACAGCCACTGAAGCTTGCTGGCGGTGCCCAGAGCGCAGTCAAGATTCTGGTTCAAAAAAGAGTCTGTATGCTCGCCGGTGATGCAGTCCCAGACACCGATGCCGTAGTAGCCGCTGTCCCTGGAATTGCAGCTAGCAAAAACCTTGGTTTGCTGATCAAAGGCCACAAGTGCCCCCGCGTTAAACAGTGGAGCCTTCTTCACGCCGGCGTGCGCTAAGCGGAAGTGCTGAGTCAGGTCGCCGGTGAGGGCGGAGAAAGCCGCCAAGCCACCGCCCCCGACGAGGAGTGTGGACTCGCTGAGGTAGGCTGCATCACGGACCGGCTCGGTAGGCGTCAGGCAGATCGGCAGGGGCTCCTCGAGCATCCAATTGTAAACCCGCACGACGGGGCCGTGCGTGACGCAGCACCCTCCGTCCGGGGACGCGCGGACTGCCGGGCGGGCCATTGGCGCCCGTCCCGGCGGCACTGACGTGACCAACCGGGCCCTGTCGAGGTCAAACTCGCCGATGCGAGCAGCGCGGACGCGGTCGAGGAGGCCGTAGTAGGACGCCTCTCGGAAGAGGACCCGGTCCGGGACGCCGGCCGGGGCGTGGAGCTCCCCCGTGCGGAGCATGTCGAGGAGCGAGGCGAAGCAAACCGGGTCGCGGTCGATGAAGTGCTCGGGCACGCCGCCAGCGGCACCAGCATTCCAGCAGGGTTCCAACATGGCGCCCAGCATGGTTCCCTCGCCCGCGCCTGTGAGAATGTCGGCCGTCGTCTCCAACACCTGCCCGCCGACGTTCAGCCGGATGCGGCCGGTGGTTGATTGTGGCGTGCACATTGCCGGCTGTGCGTACAAGATGTCTGCGCGCAGTGGACCTGTCAATGGAGAGGGTTGCGATGTGGCACTGTCACTTCTCAATAAAGAGAAAACAATAAGACATGCATACATAAGCTACATCTTGCTAACCATGGTACAGCAGCTACAGCTTGCAGGTATTGATATTCATACATATATGCATCACAGCTCTATCAATgacaataattttttaaaaaacttGCAAAAAATATACAGAATATGCATCGCAGCTGTATTAGCGACAACAACGGATAACAGCTAAATTCAGTGCATCCTATACAAACTTAAAGTTTCACAGCACACTACTACATAGACAGATGGCAACTAAAATGTCAATTCCTTTGCACTGGGAGTCTGGGATCATAAAACTATATGAATTTTGAACTGAATCATATAGTCATCACAGTCTCCAGGGTTTCTGTACTCCAGTCCTTTTCAAAAGGACAAAAAAAACGTTTTTTTTAACCTCAAGAGTACTAAACAATGACCATTGCTGTTAGCTGTGAACTGTCTGCTAGGGTTTCCACACCCATACTGAAAGAAGTGTACAAGCTGCTGCTAGCCTGCTACCTTATTCTGTGTATTCCTTATCTCTCTTCTGAGCCCTATTTATAGGCGCGCAATGTTTATTCTCCAATGGAAAAGGATCTGTTCTTCTAAACATGGATTGACATATCTAACTAATATAACAGGCAGATCAAACTCCTTTTATCACTCAACTCCCTCTTCCAAAATCACATAACAGTTACCATTCTCAGATTTTTCAGACACACTTCCTCTTTACCTAGACAAGTAGAACGTCCGTG
The sequence above is a segment of the Triticum dicoccoides isolate Atlit2015 ecotype Zavitan chromosome 1A, WEW_v2.0, whole genome shotgun sequence genome. Coding sequences within it:
- the LOC119333749 gene encoding BTB/POZ domain-containing protein At2g24240-like, coding for MCTPQSTTGRIRLNVGGQVLETTADILTGAGEGTMLGAMLEPCWNAGAAGGVPEHFIDRDPVCFASLLDMLRTGELHAPAGVPDRVLFREASYYGLLDRVRAARIGEFDLDRARLVTSVPPGRAPMARPAVRASPDGGCCVTHGPVVRVYNWMLEEPLPICLTPTEPQTKVFASCNSRDSGYYGIGVWDCITGEHTDSFLNQNLDCALGTASKLQWLSSTNALMVIKACSPEDSWSSSSITLVYFRDMSVVWSWCSGTQNKDHRRVADAVVMEDERSVCLISQNHDLGFLDIRCESSGLQPWPWTPQSKVTAPTCYPKLAVHSGLLLASKDDTISVYGGPNHDHLRLALRGSQGGGAIADFSVGGDRLFAVHHEDNVLDVWATLPRPPPIA